A stretch of Henckelia pumila isolate YLH828 chromosome 4, ASM3356847v2, whole genome shotgun sequence DNA encodes these proteins:
- the LOC140866820 gene encoding heavy metal-associated isoprenylated plant protein 35 yields the protein MAASEEPPSQPPPLQYQTWVLKVSIHCQGCKRKVKKVLQSIEGVYTTSIDSQQQKVTVIGNIDPQTLVKKLIKTGRPAEIWPEKPAEGIEKKPGNDSKSNENSEDEEENTADGNIQVKVTSPRFSGGNGGAATVRFAGVDTVILDNRPTGGGGGAPSGGKKKKKKRKKSGGNAGPPSNSAPAGTGSDISKMGPTQSIDPANTNHPSQNVIQVPPQHAYVVCYNATHHTASSAPAYYTPSSPYTCASYAHQELQSTPLDSFEILSDENPNACHIV from the exons ATGGCGGCCTCAGAAGAACCTCCTTCACAACCACCACCCCTTCAATAccag ACATGGGTTCTCAAAGTTTCAATCCACTGCCAAGGCTGCAAAAGAAAAGTTAAAAAAGTTCTGCAGAGCATTGAAG GGGTTTATACGACATCTATCGACTCCCAGCAGCAAAAGGTTACTGTTATTGGAAACATTGATCCGCAAACCCTTGTCAAGAAACTAATCAAAACCGGTAGGCCGGCGGAGATATGGCCGGAAAAACCAGCCGAAGGCATTGAAAAGAAACCCGGGAATGATTCGAAAAGTAATGAAAATAGTGAGGATGAAGAGGAGAACACAGCTGACGGCAACATTCAAGTGAAGGTCACCTCTCCAAGATTTAGCGGCGGCAACGGTGGTGCCGCAACTGTCAGGTTCGCAGGAGTTGACACCGTCATTTTGGATAACAGGCCAACCGGCGGCGGAGGAGGAGCGCCAAGTGGTggtaagaagaagaaaaagaagcgAAAGAAGAGTGGCGGCAATGCAGGTCCACCAAGCAACAGTGCACCAGCAGGCACTGGATCCGATATTTCAAAGATGGGACCCACTCAAAGTATCGATCCCGCTAATACCAACCATCCATCACAGAATGTGATTCAGGTTCCTCCTCAGCATGCATATGTGGTGTGCTACAATGCGACACATCACACCGCAAGTAGTGCTCCAGCTTATTACACCCCATCGTCACCGTACACGTGTGCATCTTACGCACATCAAGAGCTGCAGTCTACGCCTTTGGATTCATTCGAAATTTTGAGTGATGAGAATCCTAATGCATGTCACATTGTGTGA